The sequence GTCGGCGATAACGGCGTCGAGCGTCGCCGCCATCAGCTGATGGGTGGACTCCGGATCCTTTCCCTCCACGAAGTACGACGTGTACCCATAGCCGGTGAACAGTTGGGAGAGGTCTTCGTCGCTGAGCCGCCCCAGCACCGTGGGGTTGGCGATCTTGTAGCCATTCAAATGCAGGATCGGCAGCACCGCGCCGTCACGCACTGGGTTGAGGAACTTGTTCGAGTGCCAGCTCGTCGCCAGCGGGCCGGTTTCCGCTTCTCCGTCGCCGACGACGCAGCAGACCAGAAGGTCCGGATTGTCGAACGCAGCGCCGTAGGCGTGGGCGAGGGCGTAGCCAAGCTCCCCGCCCTCGTGGATCGACCCTGGGGTCTCGGGGGCGACGTGACTGGGCACGCCGCCGGGAAACGAGAACTGCGTGAACAACCGCTTCATCCCGTCCGCATCCCGGGAGATATGCGGGTAAACCTCGCTATACGTCCCTTCGAGATAGGTGTTGGCCACGAGTCCCGGCCCGCCGTGCCCGGGCCCGGTGACGTAGATCATGTTCAGGTCGTATTGCTTGATCACCCGGTTGAGATGGACGTAGATGAAATTGAGCCCCGGGGTAGTCCCCCAGTGCCCGAGCAGCCGCGGCTTGACGTGCTCCGGCGTGAGTGGCTCGCGAAGTAACGGGTTGTCGTAGAGGTAGATCTGCCCAACCGACAGGTAGTTGGCGGCCCGCCAGTAGGCATCCATCCGGCGGAGCTCATCAGAAGGAAGCGGCTTCGCGGACACCGTGAGTTGTGCGGAACGGCCAGATTCGGTGGTCACCATCCGGGGAATCCTCTCTTCCTATCTACGTAATTTAGTTCCTAGTCCCATTTGCGCGAGCCAAAGCGCGAAAGATTCAGATCTCTCCCATGTGGCGCTCCGAGGTCTTCAGCAGCACCGCGTTGGTCGCCACGACGATCGAGGACGCGGACATGAGGAGCGCCGACCACTCCGGGCGGAGCATGATGCCAAAGCGCGGGTAGAGAACGCCGGCGGCGACGGGGATTGCGAGGACGTTATAGAAGGACGCCCAGAAGAGGTTCTGACGCATCTTCCCCACGGTCGCCTTCGACAGGAAGATGGCGCGCAGGACGTCCGCAGGGTCGGACCGCATCAGCACGACCTCGGCGGTCTCGATCGCCACATCGGTCCCCGCGCCGATGGCGATCCCGATGTCCGCCTGGGCCAGCGCGGGCGCGTCGTTCACCCCGTCCCCGACCATCGCCACGAACTTCCCTTCCTGTTGCAGCTGCTTCACATAGTCGACCTTCTGTTCGGGCAACACTTCGGCGAAGACCCTCTGGATGCCCAATTGTCCCGCCACCGCCTCCGCCGTCTGCCGGTTGTCCCCGGTGATCATCGCCACCTCGATCCCGAGGCGGCGGAGGCCCTCCACCGCGCGGCGCGACGTCTCCCGGATCGGGTCGGCGGCCGCGGCCACTCCGGCCATCTTGCCGTCTACAGCCACGAGCATGATCGTCTTCCCACCTGCAAGCAACCGGTCCAGGTGTGCCTGCACAGGCGCCAGGTCGATGCCGCGGTCCCGCATCAGCTTGGCCGTCCCCACCATAACTTCGCGCCCGGACACCGTCGCCCGGACGCCGTGCCCCGCGAGGTTCTCGAATCCCGTGACCTCGCTGTCGACGGAGATCCTTCGCCGCTCGGCCTCCTCCAACACCGCCTTGCTGAGCGGGTGGCCCGAGCGCGCCTCGGCCACCGCGGCGAAGCGGAGCGCCTCGTCGGGCTGGAACCCGTTGACCCCCTCGACGTCGGTGAGGCGCGGGCGCCCCTCGGTGAGCGTGCCGGTCTTGTCCATGACGACCGCGGTGATGCGTGAGACCTGCTCGAGTGTGGCCGCGTTCTTGATCAGGATGTTGTGGCGGGCGCCGATCCCGGTCCCCACCGCCACCGCGGTCGGCGTCGCGAGACCCAGCGCATCGGGGCAGGCAATCACAATGGCGGAAATCGCGAAGGTGAGGGCGACGAGCAAGGACTCTCGCATGAGTCCGAACCAGACCGCGAACGTCACGACACCGGCACCCACCGCGAGAATCACCAGATACTGGGCCCACCGGTCGGCGATCCGCTGGCCGGGGGCCTTGGAGGACTGGGCCTCCTCGACCAGTTTCACGATTTGGGCCAGCGCCGTCTCTTCCCCTACCTTGGTCGCCGTGAATCGAACCGATCCCGACTGGCTGATGCTCCCTCCGATCACCGGATCGCCTTGCCGCTTCGTGACGGGGATGGATTCCCCGGTCACCAGGGACTCGTCGACTGCGGTCTCGCCCTGGGTGACCACGCCGTCCACGGGAACCCGATCGCCGGGACGCAGCTCGACGACGTCATCTTTCTGGATGTCAGCGGTGGGGATCTCCACGACCCGCCCCTGGCGCACCACCCGGGCCTTCGGCGGCACCAGGTTGAAGAGCGCCTGAAGGGCGTCGGAGGTGCCGCGCCGGGACCGCATCTCCATCCAGTGGCCGAAGAGCACGAACGTGACGAGCATCGCGGCGGCTTCGTAGAAGGTCGCCCCGGCATTGAGTACGGTGATGACGACGCTGAAGAGATACGCCGCCAGCACGCCGACGCTGATCAGCACCGACATATTGAGCGCGCGGCTCCGCAGCGAGCGGTAGGCACCGGTGATGAAGATCGAGCCGGTCCAGAACACCACCGGGGTCGTTAAGAGGAACAGGATCCAATTCACCGGGATCGGCTCCGGCAGCCGCAGGCGGAGCAGTGTCTGGCCCAACGGTGAGTACAGGATCGCCGGAACCGTCAGCACCAGCGACCACAGGAACCGCCGCCGCATGTCCGCTTCCATGAAGGCGGCCATGCGGGGATCCGCCATGATCGCCTCGTGGTCGTGCGCCTCTCCCATGCCGTGCCCCGCGGCGTGATGGTCGTGGGCCTGGGCCTTCTCGGCGATCCCGTACTCGAACTGCTTGGCCTCAAAGTCGCAGCCGCACGTCGTGGCGAGCACTGCGGCCTGGCACGTGAGGCACGCCTGTCCGCAGGAGCAGGAAACTGAACCAGCGTGGTGGGGTGCATCCACGTGCGATTCGTGGCCTTGTGCCAACCGCCTCATTCGCGTGCCCTCACACTCGCCTGATGCCTATACGGGTAGGACCTGCCCCAGCGCCTGGTGCATCGAAAGGCTCCCCGGCACGAGCAGGCCGTACAATACGCAGACGCAAAGGTGATTCCGCCCCATATCGCCAACGACCACGAGACCACTTTGACGTTTAACATTGCGCTCCCCCTTCAAATTAAATGCCTCGTAGCCCTGCACTCCCCACTGTCGCGTTTGGGCGATGTGAGAGAGCCGTACAATGCTTGTCATCATAAAATGTGCTGCGCGCGATGGCCTCGAGTGGTTAACCGATGATTAAGACAATGTTAGGACAGGGGCTAAGATCTTGCCGAAGCTATCAGCGTCACCGGGGCTCCTCCAGATTGCACGGTGCCTGGAGCAGCGTAGCCGTAACCGCCCATCATTCCGCCGGGCCCTCCGTACCCTCCACCCATCATGCCGGACCCTGAGCCGGGGCCGATCATGCCATAGCCCGGCCCGCCCCCCCCCACGCCATGTGCCCGTACTTCGTGTTCCACATCATGTTCTGAGGCTCGGGGCGGACGAATCCGGTGTACCGATCGACCAGCAGCTCGAACGCCCCCTCGCCCGTCACCTTGTTCTTGACGGCCACATAGAAGTTGTTACTGAACTCCATCATGTGCATGGGCACGAGTTCTGGAACTCCCGATTGCGCGAGCGCCTAACGCGCAATCGCTTCCGCTTGAGCCATCGACAGGGGCTGACCCGTGCCGCTCTGCGATCCGCTCCACCACCCCGGCCCATGCCGGGCTGAGCGAACGCCGGAGCTATCGTTAAGCCTAAGATCACGATTGCCGCGAAGCCCGTCCACGCGCGCCGATTCATATCGCTGTCCTCCATCCCCAACCGGGACCGTATCGTTAGAACGTTTGCCCCACGAGGGCCGGCTCGGCGGAAACGTGGCGAACCGAATACTCCGAGCCCCAGCCGTTCGGCAGGCGCCCATCGTCCTCGGGATCGAGCCACATCACGCCGTCGACGGAGAACAGATAGACTACACGGCCCGGCGGAAGGTACACGGTGATCGCCCACTCAGCGTTCGCCGCGCGCCGCATCCGGTGCGCGGCCGAATCCCAGCCGTTGAAGGATCCAACCAACGACACGTTGCCCGCGGCTGGAGCAAGACGTGCGGGGAAACGGAATGTGACGGGGATGACCGTCGTCATGGTCCTCGCCGGGTGTAGGAGATGTGCCGAGACGCCCATGCAGGATCAGACCTCCCTCTCGTCGGGTGACAAGACCAATATGTCTTTCGGCGCGTCACGTTCCTCGCTATGTCGCTCCATATCAATCGTAACGGCGTACGGGATAAGAGTGGTTAATGAAATGTTAAGATTCTCCGAAAGGCTCGGAGCTCCGGCCCGCGGGCGAACGGCATGTTCGACCGGCGCGGCTGAGCCGTTTGTCGTCAAACCGGCTGCCCCGACCGGTGTGCGATCTTGTCGTGGAGCGTAAGGAATCCCAGAATTGGATCCTTGAAATGGCTCCCGGTCAGTATTGCGCCGGCACGGTGGAGTTTCTCCTCGATGAAGAATGGCCACATCATCTCGCTCACCCCATCGACGTCGATTGCAGAAACTTACAGCCATCGTAGATGCTCAGCTGGCGCATTCGCATCGGCTCCAGGCCGCATTTCGCTCTCAGGTCCGCGCCGGAGAGACACATCACAATAGCCTACCAAGCAGGCGGGGCCCGGCATTCGGACCTCGAATCTCCCAGCACATGGCATCGGTGAAGGTGCTCGTGATCGACGATGACCAGACCATCGTGGATCTGCTGAACACCTACCTCACACGGGAAGGCTTCCAGGTTGATGTGGCGCGCGACGGGGCCGCGGGGCTGGCCAAAGCGCGCCAGGTCCACCCGGACGTGGTCGTCCTCGACATCATGCTCCCCGGCCTCGACGGCCTCGAAGTCCTCCGCCGCCTACGCGGCGAGTCGCCCGCCTACGTCGT is a genomic window of bacterium containing:
- a CDS encoding copper-translocating P-type ATPase, yielding MLATTCGCDFEAKQFEYGIAEKAQAHDHHAAGHGMGEAHDHEAIMADPRMAAFMEADMRRRFLWSLVLTVPAILYSPLGQTLLRLRLPEPIPVNWILFLLTTPVVFWTGSIFITGAYRSLRSRALNMSVLISVGVLAAYLFSVVITVLNAGATFYEAAAMLVTFVLFGHWMEMRSRRGTSDALQALFNLVPPKARVVRQGRVVEIPTADIQKDDVVELRPGDRVPVDGVVTQGETAVDESLVTGESIPVTKRQGDPVIGGSISQSGSVRFTATKVGEETALAQIVKLVEEAQSSKAPGQRIADRWAQYLVILAVGAGVVTFAVWFGLMRESLLVALTFAISAIVIACPDALGLATPTAVAVGTGIGARHNILIKNAATLEQVSRITAVVMDKTGTLTEGRPRLTDVEGVNGFQPDEALRFAAVAEARSGHPLSKAVLEEAERRRISVDSEVTGFENLAGHGVRATVSGREVMVGTAKLMRDRGIDLAPVQAHLDRLLAGGKTIMLVAVDGKMAGVAAAADPIRETSRRAVEGLRRLGIEVAMITGDNRQTAEAVAGQLGIQRVFAEVLPEQKVDYVKQLQQEGKFVAMVGDGVNDAPALAQADIGIAIGAGTDVAIETAEVVLMRSDPADVLRAIFLSKATVGKMRQNLFWASFYNVLAIPVAAGVLYPRFGIMLRPEWSALLMSASSIVVATNAVLLKTSERHMGEI
- a CDS encoding isoamylase early set domain-containing protein, giving the protein MTTVIPVTFRFPARLAPAAGNVSLVGSFNGWDSAAHRMRRAANAEWAITVYLPPGRVVYLFSVDGVMWLDPEDDGRLPNGWGSEYSVRHVSAEPALVGQTF